Genomic window (Pyramidobacter porci):
GGTGGCGCGCCTATAAAATCACCGTCCCAAGGCCTCGCGGGCAAAGCCAAAAACTTTAAAAATGACCGACGGCGCCGATCATTTACTGCGCTTCGTTTTCCGCAGCGAATCCTCAGACGCCCGCTCGGCAAAGTTCATAAAAAACTCGCAGCGGCCTCCGAAAAAGAAACCGCTGCGAGTTTTTGTATTTTCACGAGAGATAGGACGCTACTTGCCGCCCAGATAGGCCGCGGCGATCTCGGGATCGGAAAGCAGCTCGCGCGAGACGCCCTGCTTGACGATGCGGCCGGTCTGGAGTACGAAGGCGTGCTGCGAAAGCAGCAGCGCCTGTTTGGCGTTCTGCTCCACGAGCAGGATGGTCAGTCCCTTTTCGTTGATGCGGCGCAGCTCGCGGAAGATGTCTTTGATAATTACGGGGGCCAGCCCCAGCGACGGTTCGTCGAGCAGCAGCAGTTTCGGCCGGGACATCAGCGCCCGGGCCACGGCGAGCATCTGCTGCTCGCCGCCGGAGAGGGTGCCGGCGTACTGGCCGATACGTTCCTCGAGGCGCGGGAACAGCGAGAACACCCAGTCCATGTCTTCTTTGACGGCTTTTTCGGAATCGCCGCTGCGGGGGAACGCGCCGATCTGCAGGTTTTCCAGCACGGTTAGCGGCGCGAAGATGCGGCGGCCTTCCGGCGAAAGCGAAATGCCCGATTTCACCACCTGAAACGACCGGCGCGGCAGCGGCTTGCCCTCGAACTCAATCTCGCCGGACTGATACGACACCTGCCCCATGACGGCGCTCATCAGCGTGGACTTGCCCGCGCCGTTGGCGCCGATGACGGAAACGATCTCGCCGGCGGGGATGGACAGCGACACGCGGTCAAGCGCGCGGATCGCGCCGTAGCTGACGCAGAGTTGTTTCACTTCGAGCAGTCCGGCCATTCAGATCGCCTCCTCGTCGTCGCCCAGATAGGCCTTGAGCACTTCGGGATTTTTGCGGATGTCGTCGGGGCCGCCTTCGGCGATCTTGGCGCCGAAGTTCACGCAGACGATATGCGGGCAGATCTGCATGATCAGGTCCATGTGGTGCTCGATCACGAGGATGGTCAGCTCCAGGTCGCGATGGATGCCCGTGATCAGTTTGTTCAGGTCGGCCACTTCCTCGGGGTTCATGCCCGCGGCGGGCTCGTCGAGCAGCAGCAGGATCGGTTCCAGCGCCAGGGCGCGGGCGATCTCGAGACGGCGCTGCATGCCGTAGGGCAGCGTGCCGGCCGTCTGCGCGGCGCGCCCCGCCAGGCCGACGCGCTCGAGGAACTCCATGCTGCGGCGGCGCGCGATCTCCTCGCGGCGGCGCCAGCGCCCCAGATGAGTGATGGACTCGGTAAAGCCGTAGGTATGGTGCACCTGGGCGGCCGTCATGACGTTGTCGAGCACGGTGGATTTGCCGAACAGGCGCAGGTTCTGGAAGGTACGGGCGATGCCGCGGCGGATCACCTGATAGGACTTGAGGCGGATCGTACTGAGCCCGTCGAAGATGATGTCGCCGGAGTCGATCGGATAGACGTTGGTGATCAGGTTGAAGACCGTCGTTTTGCCGGCCCCGTTGGGACCGATCAGCCCCGCCAGCTCGCCCTGTTCGATCTTGAAACTGACGTCCTTGACGGCGTGGACACCGCCGAACGACTTGTTGATGTTGAGGATCTCAAGGATGGGCGCGTTCATCGCGATTCCTCCTTCCCCGCTCCCGCGCGCCGGCGGCGGAACTCCCAGATCTCGCGGCTGCCCAGCAGCCCGTCGGGGCGCAGCACCATAACCATCACCAGCACGGCGCCGTAAATCAGCATGCGGTACTGCGAGATGGGGCGGAACAGTTCGGTGATCAGCGTGATGATGCCGGTCGCCAGCAGCGTGCCGCTCATCGAGCCAAGGCCGCCGAAGACCACCAGCGAGGTTAGCTCGGTGGATTTCATCATGTCGAACATGGCCGGCTGGATGAAGCTGAGATAGCCGCCCAGCAGCGCGCCGGCGATGCCGCAGTAGAACGCCGAGATCAGCAGCGAGACAAGGCGGATGCTCGGCGTGTTGAACCCCAGCAGCGACGCCGCCGTGACGTCGTCGCGGCAGGCGCGGAAATAGCGCCCCCAGCGGCTGTAAATCAGATTGAACATGAACAGCGCCAGAATCACGAAAAACCACACCGCCACGGCGCGCGTGGTGTAGGGATCGATGCCGGGAATGCCGCGCGCGCCGCGCGTCACCGACTGCCAGTTCTCGATCACGAGGCGGATGGCCTCGCACAATCCCAGCGAAGCGATGGCGTAATAGTCGCCCGTCAGCTTCATCGTCGGCACGCCGACGACCCAGGCCAGCGCCGCGGCCAGCACGCCGCCGGCGAGGACGGACGGGAGCCAAGGCACGTCGTAATTCATGATCAGGATCGCCGCCGTGTACGCGCCCATGGCCATGTAGGCCGCGTGCCCCAGCGTGAAGATGCCGGTGAAGCCCGTCAGCAGCGACACGCCCATGGCCGCGATCATGTTGATGCACAGCAGCATGAGGATGCCTTCCGTGTAATAGTCCATCGGCACGTACGCCAGCGCCGCGCCCAGAGCCGCGAGGAACAGAGCGCCGAGAAGCGATTTTTTCATGACGGTCCCTCCCCTACACCTTGTCGCGGATGTCACGGCCGAACAGGCCGGACGGCTTGATGATCAGCGTCGCGATCAGCAGCGCGAAGACGACGAAGTCGCGCATCTGGCTGCTGATGAATCCCGCCGTCAGCATCTCCGCCAGTCCCAGCAGGATGCCGCCGATCACCGCGCCCGGCAGGCTGCCGAGGCCGCCGATGACCGCCGCCACGAAGGCCTTGGTGGTGATCATGTTGCCCAGCTGCGGATAGAGCGTGTAGCGCGTCGCCAGGAAAATGCCGCCCACCGCCGCCAGCGCGCCGGCGACGAAGAAGACGATGGCGATCAGCAGGTTGACGTTGACGCCCATCAGCCCCGCCGTGCGCAGGTCGCAAGCCGCGGCGCGGATCGCCAGCCCCCAGCGCGTGCGCATCAGGAACATCTGCAGCAGCAGCAGGAAGACGACCGTCACGCCCAGCGATATCAGATCGAAAGCGCTGATCGTCAGCAGCGGCGTCAGCCCCTCGGCCGCGCCGGGAAAGAACCGCAGCGCCGCTTCGCCCGCCTCGCGCGCCGCGAGGACGATTGGCTGCGAGGGGAACACCTCGGGCAGCGCGCGGTAACGGCCGCCGATGGTGACGACGAAAACGTTTTCGATGACGATGGAAACGCCCATCGAGGCGATCAGCAGATACAGCGTGGCCGAGGTGCGCTCGCGGATCGGCCGGTAGGCCATGCGCTCGGTGACGATGGCGACGACGCCCGCAGCCATGATCGCCCCCGCGCCCGCGGCCCAGATGTTCATGCCCATCGAGTTGAGCATGCCGTAGGCCGCGTAGCCGCCCACGACGAGAAAGCCGCCGTGAGCGAAATTGGAAAACAGCAGGATCGAGTACACCAGCGAGTACCCGACCGCGATCAGCGCGTAAACGGAGCCCAGCGAGAGACCGTTGACGACTTGTTGCAGAAAGGTTGCCACGACGACTCCTCCCTTTCATGAAGAAGGGACGGCGGCCCTTGCGCCGCCGCCCCTTGCAGTGAACCCGTCGGATTTGAAAACGCTTTTTACATTTCTGGCTTGATCGTGGCAAAGTAGCTCGTCTTGCCGCCTTCAGCCTTGAGCATGATACCTTCCTTGCCCTTGGGGTTATGGAACTCGTCCATGGTCAGCGTGCAGTGCATCAGCTTCAGGTCCTTGGTCTGCTCGAGAGCGTCGCGGACCTTTTCGGGATCGAGGCTGCCGGCGCGTTCGATGGCGTCCTTCAGCCAGTACAGACAGTCGTAGGCCATCATCGCGTTCATGAATTCCTTGCACTCGGTGCCGGTCTTCTGCTCGAACTTGTCGAAGAAGCCCTTCAGCTTCGGGTCGCCCTTGTCCACGTGGCTGACCCAGTAGGTGTTCTCCATGGCCTCGCCGGCGATCTCCCACCAGAAGTCGCCGTAGCCGTCGCCGCCGATGATCGGGCAGGTGAAGCCCATCTCGCGCGCCTGCTTGATCGCCAGCGGCGTGCACTTGCCCATGGTCGGGAACACGAGGATGTCGGGCTTGGCTTCTTTGAATTTGGTCAGCTGGGCGCGGAAATCCACGTCTTCGCCGCGGTGCCCTTCGTCGGCCACGACTTCGCCGCCCATCTTCCTGTACTCGTTGACGAAGAACTCGCGCAGCCCCTGCGAGTAGTCGCTGGACACGTCGTACAGCACGGCGGCCTTCATGAGGTTCAGATTCTTGACCGCGAACGTGGCCAGGATGGCGCCCTGATACGGGTCGAGGAAGCAGATGCGGAAGTTGTAGGGGCGCACCTTGCCGCGCTCGTCCATGGTCACCATCGGGTTCGTCGGCAGCGTGCCGAGGTGAGCGACGTGCCCGCGGTTGAACACGGCGGCGGCGGAGATGCACAGGCCGGAGCCGCTGGGGCCGATGACGGCGACGACCTTGTCCTGGTTGACGAGGCGGCGCGCCGCGTTGACCATATCTTC
Coding sequences:
- a CDS encoding ABC transporter substrate-binding protein, producing MKKFLSIILAVAMFAFPAFAAEEVLVGEISTSTGDFAAYGFAEVESVKIALEEINAAGGVKVGDKMLPMRVIQYDCRTRNEDMVNAARRLVNQDKVVAVIGPSGSGLCISAAAVFNRGHVAHLGTLPTNPMVTMDERGKVRPYNFRICFLDPYQGAILATFAVKNLNLMKAAVLYDVSSDYSQGLREFFVNEYRKMGGEVVADEGHRGEDVDFRAQLTKFKEAKPDILVFPTMGKCTPLAIKQAREMGFTCPIIGGDGYGDFWWEIAGEAMENTYWVSHVDKGDPKLKGFFDKFEQKTGTECKEFMNAMMAYDCLYWLKDAIERAGSLDPEKVRDALEQTKDLKLMHCTLTMDEFHNPKGKEGIMLKAEGGKTSYFATIKPEM
- a CDS encoding branched-chain amino acid ABC transporter permease; amino-acid sequence: MDYYTEGILMLLCINMIAAMGVSLLTGFTGIFTLGHAAYMAMGAYTAAILIMNYDVPWLPSVLAGGVLAAALAWVVGVPTMKLTGDYYAIASLGLCEAIRLVIENWQSVTRGARGIPGIDPYTTRAVAVWFFVILALFMFNLIYSRWGRYFRACRDDVTAASLLGFNTPSIRLVSLLISAFYCGIAGALLGGYLSFIQPAMFDMMKSTELTSLVVFGGLGSMSGTLLATGIITLITELFRPISQYRMLIYGAVLVMVMVLRPDGLLGSREIWEFRRRRAGAGKEESR
- a CDS encoding ABC transporter ATP-binding protein, translating into MAGLLEVKQLCVSYGAIRALDRVSLSIPAGEIVSVIGANGAGKSTLMSAVMGQVSYQSGEIEFEGKPLPRRSFQVVKSGISLSPEGRRIFAPLTVLENLQIGAFPRSGDSEKAVKEDMDWVFSLFPRLEERIGQYAGTLSGGEQQMLAVARALMSRPKLLLLDEPSLGLAPVIIKDIFRELRRINEKGLTILLVEQNAKQALLLSQHAFVLQTGRIVKQGVSRELLSDPEIAAAYLGGK
- a CDS encoding branched-chain amino acid ABC transporter permease, producing the protein MATFLQQVVNGLSLGSVYALIAVGYSLVYSILLFSNFAHGGFLVVGGYAAYGMLNSMGMNIWAAGAGAIMAAGVVAIVTERMAYRPIRERTSATLYLLIASMGVSIVIENVFVVTIGGRYRALPEVFPSQPIVLAAREAGEAALRFFPGAAEGLTPLLTISAFDLISLGVTVVFLLLLQMFLMRTRWGLAIRAAACDLRTAGLMGVNVNLLIAIVFFVAGALAAVGGIFLATRYTLYPQLGNMITTKAFVAAVIGGLGSLPGAVIGGILLGLAEMLTAGFISSQMRDFVVFALLIATLIIKPSGLFGRDIRDKV
- a CDS encoding ABC transporter ATP-binding protein; amino-acid sequence: MNAPILEILNINKSFGGVHAVKDVSFKIEQGELAGLIGPNGAGKTTVFNLITNVYPIDSGDIIFDGLSTIRLKSYQVIRRGIARTFQNLRLFGKSTVLDNVMTAAQVHHTYGFTESITHLGRWRRREEIARRRSMEFLERVGLAGRAAQTAGTLPYGMQRRLEIARALALEPILLLLDEPAAGMNPEEVADLNKLITGIHRDLELTILVIEHHMDLIMQICPHIVCVNFGAKIAEGGPDDIRKNPEVLKAYLGDDEEAI